CAGGAAGTGGCGGGAAGGAGGATAGACCTTTTGATAGCCATGAGATTCCCTAATTATTACATACAGCACGACTGTAAAGTTGTATGGCTTGTACATCCTCACAAGAGTGCCTACGAGCTTTGGGACAGACCCTACATAGACCTTCCAAGGGACCCAGGAGGTTATGCCATAAGGGAGTTTATACTTCAGATGGACAGAAAACACCTCAGGGAGGCAAAGAAGGTCTTTGCCAACTCAAAAACTGTGGCAGAAAGGCTCAAAAGGTACATAGATCTGGAGGCAGAAGTGCTTTATCACCCCCCGCCTAACGCAGAAAAGCTCCACTGTAAAACTTACGAAAGGTTTATCTTCTTTCCAAGCAGGATAAGCCCATTAAAGAGGCACGCTTTAGCTCTGGAAGCTATCAAATATGTAAAAAGTCCTGTCAAGCTCGTAGTGTGCGGTAGAGCAGATAGTCCGGATTTGCTCAGGGAGTTTCTTGAAAGTATCAAGGATGTGCAAGACAGAGTTGTTTATCTGGGGGAAGTAAGCGAAGAGGAAAAGATAGACCTTTACTCAAGATGTCTGGCTGTGCTTTTCCCTCCTTTAGATGAAGATTACGGCTATGTAACTCTGGAAGCCATGCTCTCACAGAAGGCTGTTATAACCTGCGTAGATTCTGGAGGTCCCACAGAGTTTGTTGAACACCAAATCACCGGCTTTGTGGTAAGTCCCAAGCCAGAAGAGATAGCTGATGCCATAGACAGGCTTGCCCAAGATGAGAGCTTAGCCGTTAGGATGGGAAAAAGAGCTTATGAAAAAATTCTCTCCATGTCTCTCTCTTGGGAATATGTAGTAGATAGAATTCTAAGTGTAATATGAAAATTGCTTTTGTATGTGCGGAAGAGAGCAAACGTGCACTGTTAGTCCTCAAAGCAATAAGGAAGTACTCGGACCTGTCTGTGTGGACGCCTAAGGGAAGTAATCTCTGGCTGTATCATCTTTGTGATCTCCCTCTCGTAGAGTTCTCTGCAAAAGAGCCTTATGTGTCTTGTCTATCCTCCTTTGATGCAGTGCTTTACTTTCTGACATCAGACTCCTTTAATCTACTAAGTGGGCTTGTCTGCGTGCCGGGCATATTCCTCATAGTTGATGATATTCCTCTGCCACAGTTTTCATCTTACCAAGAATCCTTTTTACACTTCTTTTTTGAGGAAGATCCCATAAACAGAGCCCTTCTTATTATGTCCCAAGTGCCACCAAGTTCAAATCTGCTTCCACCCTATAAGTCTATAAATCTCAACTCGCCAATTGAAGAGTTGTCAAAAGATATCTTTGAAGGTATAAGGCTTGCTCACGCTTTTGTGCCTTTTCATAAGTTTATGACTGAATTGAAGGATAGTTTTTTAAAAGATGTTAACAGAGAGCTATTAAAGGGGGAGTTTCTTGAAAATCTCCTTAAAGAGTTAAACACCTTTTATAATGTTTACAAGCTTTCTGTAGATTCTCTCTCTCAGTGAGCCTTCAGGAAAGATTTTGGGCTTTAACGTGTGATAAACATCGTACATCTTAAAGAAGATGGAAGATTTGAGTTTTTGAAGCTCCTCTTGATGGTTCTTTAAATGGACTTTCAGCATTTCTAACTCTTCTTGGTTAGTCTTTAGGCTATCTTCCAAAGATAGTCTGATGTTCCTCTCTTCGTTTAGCAATCCCATAAGCATCTGGGCAGATTTTATCTTTTTCAAAAGTTGATTGTGAGGGTCATCGCACACAACACCGTAAGACAAAAAGTTTAGTATCTCGTTTACCGTCATGGGCTGGTCAATAACTAAAAAAGCCTCGTAAAGTCTATCTTCCACCGTGTATATGGTTGGATACTTCATAAAGGCTTCCGTTCTCTTTATCCATATGTAAGAATTCCCCAAGCTATAAGAGTAATTTAAAAGAGCCTTCTTTTTTATTGGATAAACATCCGTCACATCCACAAGGAGATTGTGTCTGAAAGTGTTATAAACTCCATAAAGACGGAGTTCAAAAGTGGGACTCTCCTCAAACACAGAAAGAACTGCAAGGGACGCAGCAATGTGGTCCGAATGGTGGTCAAAGGGGTGAGGAGCATAGACCTTCTGGAAGTTTTTCAGTATTCCACCAAGAGCGGACTTTAGCTCATCCAAGTGGTTGGCAAGCTCACCCTCTTTAAAATCCAAAAAGTTTACCGTGCTTATTCCCAAAAGGCGCGCGGCAGAAAGACACTCCTCCTTTCTCTTGTTGGTATCGGTTTTTTCGTATAACTTAGAACCGTCTGTGAGGACATAAAGATGCACTTCATCACCTTTAGCAGTGTGTTGATAAATGGTTCCACCACATCCTATCACTTCATCATCAAAGTGAGGCGCTATTACAACAGTATAGCCTTTTTCATTTTTTCCTTCCATGACTCTAAGGAAAACCTCCTTGATACTTTTTCGGATATAACTTCTCTGTAGTACTCCCCAAGCCATCTTTGCTTTTTTATGGACATTACTTTTTCAACAAACTCATCAGCTTTCATCTGCTCAACCACCAGGTCCTTAAGGTAATCTTCCACCTCAATTGGAACAGCCAACTTTGATGCTATAACAGGCACTCCACAAGCCAGAGCTTCCACAATTGTAAGCGGGAACCCTTCATACCTTGATGGGAAAAGGACAAAGTCCGCCATGTTGTATATGAGGGGCATATCTCCAAAGGGGACCTGCCTAAAGGTGGTTATATCCTCAAGTATTGGGATTTGGTTTAAACCACCAGAGGAGATGACCTGAAGCCAAAAGACATCTCTGTAGGTGTAGTTTACAACCTCCCTGAATATGTCATATCCCTTCGTTGTATCATTTCTACCTATGTAAAGTCCTACGAAAGCATCCTTTGGTATGTTAAACATGGACCTGATTTTTGCTTTATCCATAGGTTTAAAAGCATCATCCACAGGATTGTTAATAACTGTTATATCTTTATCAACACCTATGTGTTGTTCAATCTCTTTTTTGACATGCTCACTAACTGCCACTATTTTGTCTGCGGCGTTTGCCAGAAATACTTCGGCTATATACCCATTTATGTACTTATTACCCAAATAATCCGGGAAATTTATAGCTTCAGTTTCATACATCCCGAAGAATCCCAGATATAGCCCATGGAACATAGCCACAAATCTTTTAGCTCTGCCTGGAAATAAGCCCAGACCTGCAATATTGTTAGCTATAACAAGGTCGCACTTATCGCACCTAAGGTAAGCCTCTCTACCAACCCAAAGAGGGAAATAGTCCCCAAACTTTTGGCTGTTGTCTTTGTGTACAATGTCAACTTTAAAACCCTCCTCCTCCAAAAGGTCCTTTGTATGTAGTACGATTCTCTCGGTACCCCCTTTAAAAGCGTACGGATCAACTAGTGCTGCGATAACTGCATGCATGTTATTTATTATATCAGCGATTGTGATGTCCGCTTTACTGGCTTTAAATAGCAATGGAGTAGAAATCCTTCACAATTGTGTGTTTTGAGAATGCTTCTCCATCTCTTACCAGTCTTACGGTATGCATGCCTGCGCTCTTGGCTGCGTTTAGCTCCTCCTCCACATCAGAAAGAAACAGCATCTGCTCTGGCTTTAAAGATACTGCCTTTGCTATTTTAAGGTAAGATTCAGAACTCTTTTTACTTCCTATCTTAGCATCAAAGTATCCCGAAAAAAGGTAAGTGATATCACCATAAGGTGTGTGGGAAAAGAGAAGCCTCTGCGCTTTTACGGAACCTGATGAGAACACATAAAGCTTTATGCCCTTTTGGTGCCACTCTTTGAGCTTTTGATATGCATCCTGGTATATGTGTCCTATCAACTCTCCTTTTCTGTATCCTTCCTCCCATATAAGCCCCTGAAGGTCTTTAAGTATTGGCTCTTTCCTATCTTCGTCTATCCATTGAGTTAAAAGCTCTGCTGTTTCTTCAATGCTTAACCTTTTTCCCACCTTTTTGAAAAGCTCCTCTAAGATGGCCTGCACTTCCCTGTCTTGAGTGTGATCTCTTAAAAAGTCTCTTAGCTTTCTCCTTGAGTACGGGAAAAGCACATCTTTTACGAAGGAAATAGAAGATGTTGTGCCTTCTATGTCGGTAAGTATTGCCGAAATCATAGCCATGAACTTACTATGCTGTCGTGGTCGGGAATTTTCTCGGATATATCACTACCTGTAAAGTTAGCTACCCATCCCTCTGGAATAGAAAAGAAGCGTATAGCTTTAAAAGAGGGATTTTTGCCCATGTCAAACCAGTGGGGTGTATTGGCAGGAACGCTTATAAAATCTCCCTTTTCACAAACAACGGCATAAACTTTATCCCTCAAATGAAGGTAAAAGGTACCCATTCCATCCACAAAGAAACGCACTTCAAAGTCAGAGTGGGTATGCTCCCTCAAAAACATGTTTCTAAGCTCGCTCTTTTTGGGATGGTCGGGTGTGATACTTGCCACATCCAAAGAAACAAATTTATAAAAACTTTTAATGCTTTCTATCTCTTTCTCGTAAGCTTTTAGGACATCTTCCTCAGAGGCATCTTCTGGTAGATTTTTTACCTGCCACCTTTGAAAGATTATGCACAGGTCTTCAAGAGTTTTAACTATGCTATCGTGATCCATTTCTACCTTTAAAACCTTTCCTTCCTCATCATAGAGGACAAGTAAGCTCATACCTGTTATTATATAACATTATGCATGTGGGGATCATAGGCTATGGTAATATGGGAAGCAGTTTTGCAAAAGGCTTTATGGAAAAAGTTCAGGTAGTTGTTTACGATATTGATAAAGACAAGATGCAAAAAGCATTAGAAGATGGTTTTGGAGTTGCCCAAAAGTTGGAGTTTTTATTAAAAGATGCACATCTCGTGCTTTTGGCAGTAAAGCCAAAGGATGCTAAAGGTGTGTTGGAAAGCTTGAGGGGAAAACTCAAAGATAGGGTGCTTGTGAGCATAGTGGCAGGCCTTAGTTTGAAGGAGATAGAGAGCATAGTTGGAGAGGGGAAGATAATAAGAGCTATGCCTAACCTTAATGTTGCAGTCCAGAGGGGGACAATTGCTTATACTTGTAATTCAGAGGTAAGCCATGAAGATGAGGAGGAGTTTATAAGAGTTTTTTCCTCCTGCGGTAGCCTATACAGAATAGGGGAGGATCTAATAGATGCCTTTACAGCTCTGGCAGGTTCTGGTCCAGCTTTTGTTTTTAAATTTCTCTCCGCCCTCATTTTGGCAGGCATAAGGGAAGGCTTTTCGTATGAGATGTCCAAGAGCATAGTGCTTGACACAGTAATAGGTAGTTGTGAAGTCCTAAAGAAGTTTGGTGGCCATCCGGAGGAGTGGATCACAAAAGTAGCCTCACCCGGGGGAACTACCATAGAAGGTATAAAGGTGCTTGAAGAGGGAGGTTTTTCTGGCATACTGATGGAATGCGTACACAGAGCATGGGAAAAAACAAAAAAGCTTCAGTAGGGTTTAGTTTCAAAATAGGGAGCATATGTGCTGGCATAATACCTTGGGAAGAAGGGAGCGATATTTTTACGCTTCAGCAGGTTCACTCTAAGGAAGTTTACGTGCTTACAGAATTTACTCCCAAGAGTCCAGAGGCTGATGCGGTAATCACTCAGTTAAGAGGTATAAAGGTGGGTGTAAAAACGGCAGATTGCGTACCTGTTGCCCTTTTGGGGCAAAAAACCGTTGGGGTTGTGCATGCAGGTTGGAGAGGTCTAAAAGCTGGGATAATTGAAGAAACCTTAAAGATATTTGAGCAGTTTGAACCTATCAATAGCCTGATAGCCTTTGTAGGTCCATCGGCAAAGGCGTGTTGCTATCAAGTAGGTGAAGACTTTAAAAAGAGCTTTATAGCCACTTATTACAGGAACGGCTCTCTTTTTCTGGATACTCAGGAAGAAGCCATCTTAAGACTAAAGAGGTGTGGGGTAAAGAAGCTTGTTAAACTAAATGTATGCACCATATGCCACACCAATTACCCCTCCCACAGAAGGGATAAAACTAAGGACAGGATCATCACCTACGCCTACATAGAACAGCACATATAAAAACTCCCAAAGTATTGTTTTTCAATACTCTGGTCGCCCGCCCATGCTGAAAGCGAGCTAACCTTACTCGCCTCAAAGGAGAGAAGTCCCTTACAAAGGACTTCTCAATTGGATTTCAAGCTATTGATTTACAAGGGTTAGATTTTTTTTAACATGATCTTTTTCATCTGAAGAAATTTTGGGAAGTGTAATATTTAACTTTATGGAAAAGCCCTTTTGCAAACACCAGCATGTATTTTACACGCCCAAGAGAAAAACTGAGGGTAGGATGCTCCTCGTATTTTTTCTGACACTTGTTTTTATGATAGTTGAGGTAGTGGCTGGCTACTCCTTTGGTTCTGTTGCGCTTCTTGCTGATGGTATCCACATGGGTACGCATGCGGTGGCTTTTGGTATAGCCTTCAGTGCCTATGTGCTGGCCAGAAGGTGGTCAAGGGATAAGAGCTTTTCCTTTGGCACCTGGAAGGTGGAAGTTCTCGGAGCTTATACCAGCGCAGTGGTGCTGGGAGTTATGGCTTTTTTAGTCCTTCAGGAAGCGCTGCTAAAACTCATAAAGAGAGAGGAAATAAGGTATGAGGAAGCCCTTTTTGTTGCCTTTGCAGGACTTGTGGTCAATCTTATAAGTGCGGTAATTTTGTCTGAAGGTGACCATCAGCACCACGACCTTAACTTAAGTGCAGCATACTTTCATGTTTTGGCTGATGCTCTGACTTCCTTTTTAGCTATTGGTGCCTTGCTGGGTGGAAAATACTTAAGCATGTGGTACTTGGACCCCCTTTCTGGTATGGTGGGCTTTTTTGTGATCATATCATGGTCTTACAGTCTCATAAAAGATACTTCCAAGATACTCCTTGACAGAGAGATGACCTCACCGATAGTGCAGGAACTTATAAAAAGGATAGAGAGCGATGGCGCAAGCAGAGTCCACGACATACACCTTTTGAGGGTTCATCACGATAAGTATGCCTGCATACTCGGTATAACTACCAGTAAAGAAAGATCCGTTGAGGATTACATCAAACGCATTGAAGAAGTTGACAACATAATCCACACCACCGTAGAGATAATATACTGTCCAGAGGAAGAGTTAACACACCAACAAAATTGTTAACAATTACACAAAAGAAAACCTATGCACTGCCATCAAAAGGTAATAAAATAAAGCACCAGCAGAGGGATGCCTTTGGTATGCTCTTTGCAAGTACATATGAAGGAGGTTGAGCATGAAAAAGGTGGAAGCCATCATCAAACCTTTTAAGTTGGACGAGGTCAAGGATGCCCTTGTGGAGATAGGTATAGGTGGTATGACGGTTACCGAAGTGAGGGGTTTTGGTCAGCAGAAGGGACACACAGAAATATACAGAGGCACCGAGTATGTAATTGACTTTCTACCCAAAGTCAAGATTGAGGTGGTGGTAAAGGACGAGGATGTGGAGAAGGTGGTGGAAGTTATTGCAAAAACTGCTCAAACGGGAAGAGTGGGGGACGGTAAGATTTTCGTAATACCTATAGAAGATGTGATAAGGATAAGGACGGGTGAAAGAGGTGAGCAGGCAATATAAAACTTCTATAAAGGAGGTAAACCATGCCCAAGTACTCGCCGGAAGAGGTGCTAAACCTCATTGAGCAGGAAGGGATCCAGTATGTGGATCTGCGGTTTTCTGACCTTTTTGGTCAGTGGCAACACCTTACCATACCTGCATACGAACTTTCTCTGGACACCTTTGAGAACGGAAGAGGTTTTGACGGCTCTTCCATAAGAGGTTGGCAGTCCATACACGAGTCAGACATGCTTGCCTTTCCTGATGCCTCTACAGCTTTTGTAGATCCTTTTATGGAGCCAAAAACCCTCGTGATGATATGTGATATATACGACCCTATAACCAGGGAGCGCTACGGCAGAGACACGCGCTACATAGCCCAGAAGGCAGAGCAGTATCTCAAGCAAACTGGCATAGGAGATACAGCTTACTACGGACCAGAGGCGGAGTTTTTTATGTTTGACTCTGTAGAGTTTGGCACATCTGCTAACTACGCCTTTTGGAAGGTAGACTCCGAAGAAGGCTGGTGGAACAGAGAGATAACCTCCTCTGGCTATAAGATACCCCACAAGAGGGGGTACTTCCCAGCACCACCCTTAGATAAAACTCACCACCTGAGGAGTGAGATGGTATCCATCATGTCTCAGCTGGGTATAGTGGTGGAGCTACACCACCACGAGGTGGCAACAGCAGGACAGGCAGAGATAGACATACGCTACGATTCTCTGGTAAATCAGGCTGACAAACTCTTTATATACAAGTATGTAGTTAGGATGGTTGCCAGCAAGTACGGCAAGTTTGCCACCTTCATGCCAAAGGTTTTACCCAACGACAACGGTTCTGGTATGCACACCCACTTCTCCATATGGAAGGAAGGGCAGAATCTTTTTGCAGGTTCAGAGTATGCTGGGGTCTCGGAACTCTGTCTTTATGCCATAGGTGGTATTCTCAAACACGGACCCGCTCTTACAGCCTTTACCAACCCAACTATAAACTCCTACCACAGGCTTGTACCCGGCTTTGAAGCGCCCGTAAGGCTTGCCTACTCTGCAAGGAACCGTTCCGCTGCCATAAGGATACCCATGTATTCCCAGTCTCCAAAGGCTAAAAGGATTGAAATACGCTTCCCAGACCCCACCTGCAACCCTTATCTGGCCTTTGCTGCCATCCTGATGGCTGCCATAGACGGCATAGAAAACCGCATACACCCCGGAGAGCCCTTTGACAAGGACATTTACTCCCTCCCACCCGAAGAGCTAAAGGACATACCTCAACTGCCCGGTTCTCTGGAAGACTCTCTCAAGGCTCTGGAAAAAGACTACGAGTTTCTACTCAAAGGTGGTGTCTTCACTGAAGATCTCATACAAACTTGGATAGACTCCAAGCGCAAAGAGATAGACGAGATAAGGTTCATACCCCATCCTAAGGAGTTTGAGCTTTACTTTGACATTTAAGTAAAAAAACCGCCCCGCCCCAATGGGTGGGGCAGAGGAGGAGATAAAATGCGTCGCGTAGCAGGTATTATACCACTACTTTTGGTCCACTTATCCTTTGCACAGGAGCAAGCTCCAAAGCTTGATACTGGAGATACAGCATGGATGCTCATATCTACAGCACTGGTGATGCTCATGACACTGCCCGGGCTTGCCCTTTTCTACGGAGGTATGGCAAAAAGAAAGGATACGCTAAACACCATAGCTATGTCCTTTGTAGCCTACTGCTTAGTATCTGTGATCTGGGTTCTTTACGGTTATAGCTTTGCCTTCAACACGGATATCTCTGGCGTAATAGGAAGCCCGTCAAAACTGCTACTTAACGGAGTTGGTGTAAAAAGCCTTCAGGGGACTGTGCCGGAGCTTATTTTTGTGGTCTTCCAACTTACATTTGCAGCTATAACTGTTGCCCTTGTGAGTGGTTCCTATGTGGAAAGATTAAAGTTTTCCACCTGGGTGCTTTTTAGCATCCTTTGGGTCAGCCTGGTATATGTACCCATAGCTCACTGGGTTTGGGGTGGAGGCTTTCTGGCAAAGTTAGGTGCTCTTGACTTTGCGGGTGGTACGGTGGTTCACATAAACGCTGGTATTGCAGGACTTGTGGGTGCCATACTTTTGGGGAGGCGAAAGGAGGCAACCCTCATTCCCAACAATCTGCCTATGGTGGTGCTTGGTGCAGGGCTTTTATGGTTTGGTTGGTTTGGTTTTAATGCAGGCTCTGCGGTTGCCTCCAATGGACTTGCGGCAGCAGCCTTTTTAAATACCAACACGGCAACTGCCATGGCTGCTCTTTCTTGGATGTTTACTGAATGGCTGCATGCCAAAAAGCCCACTCTTTTGGGTCTTGCTTCGGGTGCAGTTGCCGGTCTTGTTGCCATAACTCCAGCAGCAGGCTTTGTCAATGTAGTAGGTGCTATAGTTATAGGCATTCTTGCAGGCACAATTCCCTACTTTATGGTTGCAGTTGTCAAACACAAGCTTGGCTACGATGATGCTCTTGATGTTTTTGGCATACACGGTGCTGCTGGTATATTAGGCGCTTTACTTACAGGGATCTTTGCAGACCCTTCTATAAACGAAGCTGGTAAAGGGCTTTTATACGGCAACCCAGGACAGGTGATAGTCCAGCTTGTAGCTATAGGCACAACCATAGTTTACGATGCTATAGCCACTTTTGTCATACTTGTGGTCCTTAGGATACTTGTAGGTTTGAGGGTAAATGGCGAAGAGGAGGTGCAGGGACTTGACAAGTCCCAGCATGGCGAGAACGCTTACAACATAACTTAAGAAGGAGGCTTATCATGAAAAGATTGATGTTATTTACTCTTGGTGGTTGCGTGGGTCTCTCACCAGCTCTTGAGCTTAAGACAGACCTTTTTGGCAGCTTCAACATAGGTGGAGCATTGACGGGCTATGGTATTTACACCAATAACAGAGCAGGCACGGATAGAAAAACAAGGTATGACATAGGCTCTGCTCTTCTAAGCATATCCAAGCCTGCTGAACCTTTTGGCTTTACCCTCGTAGGCGGTGCCTACTCACTACCAGTGGTGGGCGTTGGCATCTCAAAAACACCTAATTATACAGACCTTTTTAGCGCGCTACCTATAGCTTACCTTGAATTTGCACCAGTTAAAGGACTTTCCTTGCAGGCGGGCAAGCTACCCACCATTATAGGCTACGAGTCTGCCTTTACCTACCAGAATAACTACATCCAAAGGGGGCTAATCTGGAACATGCAGCCGGTTATAAACAACGGCGTAAGACTGACTTACACCTCTGACCTTTTCTTTGTAAAGGTGGGTGTTAATGACGGTTTTTACACACTCAGCACCACACATCCCAAACCAGCCATTGAAGGAAGCCTTGGTATAACACCTATAAAGGACTTTTCCCTTTCCTTTAATCTCTTCTTGCCAGATAAGAGTGCAAGACCCAACAGCACATCCGCACCAGCCAACAAAAGGGAGTTTAACCTTGTAGCATCCTATACCTTGGGGAAGCTTTCTTTTGGAGCGGATGCCATGTATGTGGAGGCTCCAAAAGACAACACTGCCCAAGTTCCTCAGAAGGCAAAGGCAAGTGGTGGATGCCTCCACTTCTCTTACGACCTCAAACCCTTTAAGCTCTCGGGGAGGGTTGAGTATGTGAAAGACAATTCGGACGCTGGAGGTATAGACTTAGTAGGTCTAGGAGATGGCAACAAGGGGTGGAGCTTTACCCTGACACCAGCTTACAGTAAAGGACCTCTCTTTTTGAGAGGTGAGCTCTCTTATGTTAGCGCGGACAAACCCTTTACCAACAACGGAAAGAAAAACCAAACGCGCCTTGGGGTAGAGGTAGGCTTTATCTTTTAGGTCATGAGCTTGAGGGCAGTGCTTTTGGACATTGATGGCGTTTTATGTATAAGGGATGAAGTTATAGAGGGTGCACCTCAAGCTTTAAAGGAGCTTAAGAAAAAATATAGAATTGCTCTTGTTACAAACACTACGAGGGTGCCCTCCAAAACCATTTTTGAGAAGCTGAAGTTTTTGGGTTTTGACATACGGGAAAGTGAGCTTTTTACAGCTCTAAAAGTGACAAAGGGTTTTCTGCTTAAGAATAAGGCTGATGCTTATCTTCTTACCACCGATGAAGCGAAAGAGGAGTTTACTGGGCTTGAGAGCTATCCTCTAAAGTATGTGGTAGTTGCGGATGCGTACAGCAACTTTACTTACCAAAACTTAAACAAAGCCTTCAGGCTTCTCTTAGAAGGTGCGGAGTTGATAGCCGTAGCTCCCAATAAGTACTTTATGGACAAGGATGGAAAGCTTTCCCTTGATGCAGGACCCTTTATCAAAGCTCTTGAGTATGCAACTGAAAAAAATGCAATTGTGATAGGCAAGCCATCGCATGAGTTTTTTACTGTAGTACTTGAGTATTTAAAAGCCAGGCCTGAGGAGACCCTTATGGTAGGTGATGACATAGAGTTTGATGTATTAGGAGCGCAAAAGTTTGGAATGAGAGGATGTCTTGTAAAGACGGGAAAGTTTAGGGATAAAGACCTTGAAAGGGGTATAAAACCAGACCTTATTATACAGAGCATTAAAGAACTTCCTGAGGCATTGGAGGCAAAGTTATGAAAGCTCTTGCGATAAGACATGTAAAAATTGAGCATCTTGGTATGCTTGAAAGTGTGCTTAAAGAGCTTGGCTTTGAATTTGAGTATTTGGATACTGCAGAAGGACAAACATTAAAAAGACCCTTAGAAGACTATAACTTACTTATTGTACTTGGAGGGTACATGGGAGCATACGAGGAGAACATCTTTCCCTTTCTCTCTTACGAATATAGGATTATTGAGCGAGCCTTAAGTTTAGCCACCCCCATCTTAGGCATATGTCTGGGCGCACAGATGTTGGCAAAAGTACTTGGTGCAAGGGTTTACA
The DNA window shown above is from Hydrogenobacter thermophilus TK-6 and carries:
- a CDS encoding ammonium transporter, producing MRRVAGIIPLLLVHLSFAQEQAPKLDTGDTAWMLISTALVMLMTLPGLALFYGGMAKRKDTLNTIAMSFVAYCLVSVIWVLYGYSFAFNTDISGVIGSPSKLLLNGVGVKSLQGTVPELIFVVFQLTFAAITVALVSGSYVERLKFSTWVLFSILWVSLVYVPIAHWVWGGGFLAKLGALDFAGGTVVHINAGIAGLVGAILLGRRKEATLIPNNLPMVVLGAGLLWFGWFGFNAGSAVASNGLAAAAFLNTNTATAMAALSWMFTEWLHAKKPTLLGLASGAVAGLVAITPAAGFVNVVGAIVIGILAGTIPYFMVAVVKHKLGYDDALDVFGIHGAAGILGALLTGIFADPSINEAGKGLLYGNPGQVIVQLVAIGTTIVYDAIATFVILVVLRILVGLRVNGEEEVQGLDKSQHGENAYNIT
- a CDS encoding porin, translated to MKRLMLFTLGGCVGLSPALELKTDLFGSFNIGGALTGYGIYTNNRAGTDRKTRYDIGSALLSISKPAEPFGFTLVGGAYSLPVVGVGISKTPNYTDLFSALPIAYLEFAPVKGLSLQAGKLPTIIGYESAFTYQNNYIQRGLIWNMQPVINNGVRLTYTSDLFFVKVGVNDGFYTLSTTHPKPAIEGSLGITPIKDFSLSFNLFLPDKSARPNSTSAPANKREFNLVASYTLGKLSFGADAMYVEAPKDNTAQVPQKAKASGGCLHFSYDLKPFKLSGRVEYVKDNSDAGGIDLVGLGDGNKGWSFTLTPAYSKGPLFLRGELSYVSADKPFTNNGKKNQTRLGVEVGFIF
- a CDS encoding TIGR01458 family HAD-type hydrolase, which gives rise to MSLRAVLLDIDGVLCIRDEVIEGAPQALKELKKKYRIALVTNTTRVPSKTIFEKLKFLGFDIRESELFTALKVTKGFLLKNKADAYLLTTDEAKEEFTGLESYPLKYVVVADAYSNFTYQNLNKAFRLLLEGAELIAVAPNKYFMDKDGKLSLDAGPFIKALEYATEKNAIVIGKPSHEFFTVVLEYLKARPEETLMVGDDIEFDVLGAQKFGMRGCLVKTGKFRDKDLERGIKPDLIIQSIKELPEALEAKL